One segment of Anopheles stephensi strain Indian chromosome 3, UCI_ANSTEP_V1.0, whole genome shotgun sequence DNA contains the following:
- the LOC118510991 gene encoding uncharacterized protein LOC118510991, giving the protein MKSRWSTVVTILLIVQFQSFVIDAKAVIDQKAEETLNINIPEQVQKRIGYDYPAPAEPITFDEHQHHIADPVPLLHQETLIEEHHHDHEEEHHHYEDHHHHEEHHDPGYWKKKLTWKEGWKKIWKPGKKQVWKPDWKKIWKPIWVPTEIPVWKDIQVPAWKQIWKPVWNEIQVPAWKEIQVPDWKKIWKPIWVPIKVPAWKEIQVPAWKQIWKPVWKEIQVPDWKEVQVPAWKQYWYPEWIKVGVPGEKYLGKDHDGWEYTSHDLWKKKLVWKSGWKKIWKTEQKQIWRTDKKLEWKSAWKQIWHSAKKQVWVEDKKLGWKEAWKQIWRTEKKQIWVPEKKLDWKAAWVQVWKPSKKLVWVPDKKLEWKEAWKQIWVPDWKQIWLPAWKKIWKPVWISEWFPSPDHHDHHHHHEEIEHGWDRNDGTNPKVLFKRSEAATAQPKTAEGQLPKVSANITPAVVKTDSTENKSDFRFPS; this is encoded by the exons ATGAAATCCCGATGGAGCACAGTG GTAACTATCCTGCTGATAGTTCAGTTCCAATCATTTGTTATCGACGCAAAAGCTGTCATCGACCAAAAGGCAGAAGAAACGCTTAATATCAACATACCAGAGCAAGTGCAGAAGCGTATCGGTTATGACTATCCAGCTCCTGCTGAACCTATAACGTTCGACGAGCATCAGCATCATATTGCGGACCCAGTGCCTCTGTTGCATCAAGAAACTTTGATCGAAGAACACCATCACGATCACGAAGAAGAACACCACCATTACGaagatcaccaccaccacgaagAACATCACGACCCAGGCTATTGGAAGAAGAAGCTGACCTGGAAGGAAGGCTGGAAAAAGATATGGAAACCTGGAAAGAAACAGGTTTGGAAACCTGACTGGAAGAAAATCTGGAAACCGATCTGGGTGCCGACGGAAATACCGGTCTGGAAGGATATTCAGGTTCCGGCGTGGAAACAAATTTGGAAGCCTGTGTGGAACGAGATTCAGGTGCCGGCATGGAAGGAGATACAGGTGCCCGATTGGAAGAAAATTTGGAAACCAATCTGGGTACCGATAAAGGTGCCGGCCTGGAAGGAAATACAGGTCCCTGCCTGGAAGCAGATTTGGAAACCGGTGTGGAAGGAGATACAGGTGCCAGACTGGAAGGAGGTTCAGGTGCCCGCTTGGAAGCAGTACTGGTATCCGGAATGGATCAAAGTAGGTGTCCCCGGAGAGAAGTATCTCGGCAAAGATCATGACGGCTGGGAGTATACCAGCCACGATCTGTGGAAGAAAAAGCTGGTGTGGAAATCTGGATGGaagaaaatttggaaaacCGAACAGAAGCAGATCTGGCGCACCGATAAAAAACTGGAATGGAAATCGGCCTGGAAACAAATTTGGCATTCCGCCAAGAAGCAGGTCTGGGTTGAGGACAAAAAGCTCGGCTGGAAGGAAGCGTGGAAGCAAATATGGCGTACGGAGAAGAAACAAATTTGGGTACCGGAAAAGAAGCTTGACTGGAAAGCCGCCTGGGTGCAGGTGTGGAAGCCCAGCAAAAAGCTAGTGTGGGTGCCGGACAAGAAACTCGAATGGAAAGAAGCTTGGAAACAAATATGGGTGCCCGATTGGAAGCAAATTTGGTTGCCGGCCTGGAAAAAGATCTGGAAGCCGGTTTGGATATCCGAGTGGTTCCCCTCGCCCGATCACCacgatcatcaccatcatcacgaaGAGATCGAGCACGGTTGGGATCGAAATGATGGCACGAACCCGAAGGTGTTGTTCAAGCGCAGTGAAGCAGCAACTGCACAACCGAAGACTGCGGAAGGTCAACTTCCGAAGGTGTCTGCAAACATAACACCGGCAGTGGTCAAAACAGATAGCACAGAAAACAAATCTGATTTTCGGTTTCCTTCCTAA